The Miscanthus floridulus cultivar M001 chromosome 7, ASM1932011v1, whole genome shotgun sequence genome includes a region encoding these proteins:
- the LOC136465165 gene encoding secreted RxLR effector protein 161-like: protein MKATFQMSDLGPLSFYLGIEVHQDDSGITLRQTTYAKCVIELAGLTDCNPALTLMEERLKLSRDSMMEEVDAMQYRRPVGNLRYLAHTRPNLAFSVGYVSRFMQRPTTEHHQAMKRIIRYIAGTLDHGLYYPRCPRAAHFIGYSDSDHADDIDTSKSTSGILFFLSKCLISWQSVKQQVVALSSCEAKYIAASTASTQALWFARLLGDLLGRDTRAVELRVDNKSALALLQQHLD, encoded by the exons atgaaggccaccttccagatgagtgacctggggcctctctccttctacctaggaatcgaggtgcaccaggatgactctgggatcacgcttcgacagaccaccTATGccaagtgtgtcattgagctagctgggctcaccgactgcaacccagctctcactttgatggaggagaggctaaagctgagccgcgacagcatgatggaggaggtggacgctatgcAGTACCGGCGTCCTGTGGGGAACCTTCGCTACCTTGCCCACACACGGCcgaacttggcattctccgtcggctacgttagtcggttcatgcagcgaccgacaacAGAGCACCACCAGgctatgaagaggatcatccgttacattgcggggactctcgaccatggcctctactaccctaggtgccctaggGCAGCACACTTCATCGGGtatagcgacagcgaccacgccgacgacatcgacaccagcaagagcacgagtgggatcctcttcttcctcagcaagTGCCTcattagctggcagtcggtcaagcagcaggtggtggccctgtccagctgcgaggccaagtacatagcggcctccaccgcttcgactcaggcgctctggttcgctcgactgcttggtgatctcctcggtagAGACACTAGAgcagtggagctcagggtggacaacaagtccgctctggccctg CTGCAGCAGCATCTTGACTGA